In Agrobacterium sp. RAC06, a single window of DNA contains:
- a CDS encoding haloacid dehalogenase type II, whose protein sequence is MTDAIASHADARTGSGRQAYVFDAYGTLFDVHAAVRRHATAIGPDAPALSDLWRVKQLEYTWVTSLMGHYRDFRALTEDALDFCLARFPGVDKALRADLLDAYRKLDCFAEVPEVLAALRKTGARIAILSNGTPTMLDEAVVAARIGHLIDDIFSVDPLKIYKTAPAAYALVTSAYKIAAPDIAFQSSNRWDIAGAKAFGMTCHWINRSGAPNEYADFAPDKVLSSLSGLVEIAG, encoded by the coding sequence ATGACAGACGCGATCGCATCCCATGCTGACGCCAGGACCGGGTCCGGGCGCCAAGCCTATGTCTTCGATGCCTATGGCACTCTCTTTGACGTGCATGCAGCCGTGCGCCGGCATGCGACGGCGATCGGGCCGGATGCCCCGGCACTCTCCGATCTCTGGCGGGTGAAGCAGCTGGAATATACCTGGGTGACCAGTCTGATGGGGCATTATCGGGATTTTCGCGCGCTGACCGAAGATGCGCTCGACTTTTGCCTCGCGCGGTTTCCCGGTGTCGACAAGGCCTTGCGGGCGGATCTGCTCGACGCCTATCGCAAGCTCGACTGTTTTGCCGAGGTGCCAGAGGTGCTGGCGGCGTTGCGCAAGACCGGGGCACGGATCGCGATCCTCTCCAACGGCACGCCCACCATGCTGGATGAAGCGGTTGTTGCGGCCCGGATTGGGCACTTGATCGACGACATCTTCTCGGTCGATCCCTTGAAGATCTACAAGACGGCGCCTGCGGCTTATGCGCTGGTCACCTCGGCCTACAAGATTGCCGCCCCGGATATCGCGTTCCAGTCCTCGAACCGCTGGGACATTGCCGGTGCCAAGGCCTTCGGCATGACCTGCCACTGGATCAACAGAAGCGGTGCGCCGAACGAATACGCCGATTTTGCACCCGACAAGGTGTTGTCGTCGCTTTCGGGACTCGTCGAGATTGCCGGATGA
- a CDS encoding DUF982 domain-containing protein — MTKTWSKPVILHGIGEEGEDVVVDSSLGASWALIEDWPEEESEALDKALLVLGAVAQGKAGEEDGRRALISAATAAGVKFTA; from the coding sequence ATGACGAAGACCTGGAGCAAGCCCGTGATCCTGCACGGGATCGGCGAAGAGGGCGAGGATGTTGTGGTCGACAGTTCACTCGGCGCCTCATGGGCGCTGATCGAGGACTGGCCGGAAGAGGAGAGCGAGGCGCTGGATAAGGCGCTTCTGGTGCTCGGCGCCGTCGCCCAGGGCAAAGCCGGGGAAGAGGATGGTCGCAGAGCCCTGATTTCGGCGGCGACGGCAGCAGGCGTGAAGTTTACCGCCTGA
- a CDS encoding YqaA family protein, protein MTAFAAYTALFLAAFLAATIVPAQSEAVLVGLILAEDQPVVLLLLVATTGNVLGSVVNWLLGRFIEHFRDRPWFPVSEQKLARAEAWYRRFGIWSLLLSWVPIIGDPLTVVAGLLRTPFLTFLILVTIAKAGRYAVLAFLTLQVST, encoded by the coding sequence ATCACAGCATTCGCCGCCTATACAGCCCTTTTCTTGGCAGCCTTCCTCGCCGCGACCATCGTCCCGGCGCAGTCCGAGGCCGTGCTGGTCGGCCTGATCCTCGCCGAAGATCAGCCGGTTGTCCTGCTGCTTCTCGTCGCGACGACAGGCAATGTGCTGGGCTCGGTCGTCAACTGGCTGCTCGGCCGCTTTATCGAGCATTTCCGCGACCGGCCCTGGTTTCCCGTCTCAGAACAAAAGCTCGCTCGCGCCGAAGCCTGGTACCGGCGCTTCGGCATCTGGTCGCTGCTCTTGTCCTGGGTGCCGATTATCGGCGATCCCTTGACGGTCGTCGCCGGCCTCTTGCGCACACCCTTTCTCACCTTCCTGATCCTCGTCACGATCGCCAAGGCCGGGCGCTATGCGGTTCTGGCGTTCCTGACATTGCAGGTCTCCACCTGA
- a CDS encoding DUF1622 domain-containing protein has translation MDFVSIMHIITRAIEAVGVAVIVIGIAVSGFAYLKSPRGLDAYGDLRAGMGRAILLGLELMVAGDIINTVAIEPTLDSVLVLGVIVIIRTFLSLSLEVEISGRWPWQGKGGEQSLHRGKTDGGEDEKA, from the coding sequence ATGGATTTCGTCAGCATCATGCACATCATCACCCGGGCGATCGAGGCCGTCGGCGTCGCGGTTATCGTCATCGGCATTGCGGTCTCGGGATTTGCCTATCTGAAGAGCCCGCGCGGCCTGGACGCCTACGGGGATCTGAGGGCCGGCATGGGACGGGCGATACTGCTCGGGCTCGAGCTGATGGTGGCCGGCGACATCATCAATACGGTGGCGATCGAGCCGACGCTCGATTCGGTGCTGGTGCTCGGCGTGATCGTCATCATCAGAACCTTTCTCAGTCTGTCGCTGGAGGTGGAGATTTCCGGTCGCTGGCCCTGGCAGGGCAAAGGCGGCGAACAAAGCCTGCATCGCGGCAAGACGGACGGCGGAGAGGATGAAAAGGCGTGA
- a CDS encoding DUF421 domain-containing protein, with amino-acid sequence MDWQEMLFQGWTGMARTIFVGTLAYITLVLFLRISGKRTLAKLNAFDLVVTVALGSTLSAVLLQESIALAEGATALGLLIFLQYIVTFASVRSKSVAKAIRSEPTLLVRNGSYCHDAMMRQRITEDEIMSAARSNGRDSLDEVAAVVLESDGTLSIIGKPG; translated from the coding sequence ATGGACTGGCAGGAGATGCTGTTTCAGGGCTGGACAGGCATGGCGCGCACCATATTTGTTGGAACGCTCGCCTATATCACCCTGGTGCTCTTCCTGCGCATCTCTGGCAAACGAACGCTCGCGAAGCTCAATGCCTTCGATCTGGTGGTGACGGTGGCGCTCGGCTCGACGCTCTCTGCCGTTCTCCTGCAGGAATCGATTGCGCTCGCCGAAGGGGCAACGGCGCTCGGATTGCTGATCTTCCTGCAATACATCGTCACGTTCGCCTCGGTTCGATCGAAAAGCGTGGCGAAGGCCATCCGCTCGGAGCCGACACTTCTCGTACGCAACGGCAGTTACTGCCACGACGCCATGATGCGACAGCGCATCACCGAAGACGAGATCATGAGCGCGGCGCGCTCCAATGGCCGCGACAGTCTCGATGAGGTAGCGGCCGTGGTGCTGGAGAGTGACGGTACGCTCAGCATCATCGGCAAGCCGGGATGA